The genomic region CGTCGTCCTTGTTGGCGATGACCAGGTGGACGTCGAACGGCGCCACCGACGACGGCCAGCGCAGCCCGATCTCGTCGTGATGCTGTTCGGCGATCACCGCGACCAGCCGCGACACCCCGATGCCGTAGGAGCCCATCGTCAGCCGCACCGGCTTGCCGTTCTCGCCGAGCACGTCGGCGTCGAACGCGTCGGTGTACTTGCGCCCCAGCTGGAAGATGTGGCCGATCTCGATACCCCGCGCCGACACCAGCGGCCCCGCCCCGTCGGGCGACAAGTCACCGTCGCGCACGTCGGCGGCCTCGATAATGCCGTCGGGCACGAAGTCGCGTCCGGCGACCAGCCCGACGACGTGCCTGCCCGGTTCGTCGGCGCCGGTGATCCAGGACGTGCCGTCCACCACGCGTGGATCGACGAGATAGCGAACACCGTTGGCCTGGAGGGCTTTCGGGCCGATGTAGCCCTTGGCCAGGAATGGGTATCCGGCGAAGTCGGCGTCATCGAGCAGTGCGTACTCGGCCGGTTCGAGCGCCGCCCCCAGGCGTTTGTCGTCGACGTCGCGGTCGCCGGGGACACCGACGGCCAACAGTTCCCACTCCCCGCCGGGCAGGCGGGTCTTGAGCATCACGTTCTTCAGCGTGTCCGCGGCGGTCACCTCGCGGTCGAGGGTGCGGTTGGCCCAGTCGACCAGCGTGGCGATCGTGGGAGTCCCGGGGGTGTCGTAGACCGTGGCCTCCGGGCGGCCCTCGATCGGCAGGGCGGCGGGCACGGCGGTCGTGACGGCTTCGACGTTGGCGGCGTAACCGGACTCCAGGCACCGCACGAAGGTGTCCTCGCCGATGTCGCTTTCGGCCAGGAATTCCTCTGACGCGCTGCCGCCCATCGCGCCCGACACCGCCGAGACGATGACGTAGCGGACGCCGAGCGTGTCGAAGATCCGCTGGTAGGCCTCGCGGTGACGCTGGTACGCGGCAGCGAGGCCGTCGTCGGACACGTCGAACGAATACGAGTCCTTCATGACGAATTCGCGGCCGCGCAGGATGCCCGCCCGCGGCCGCGCCTCGTCGCGGTACTTGGTCTGGATCTGGAACAGCAGCAGCGGGAAGTCCTTGTAGCTGCTGTATTCGCCCTTGACCGCCATGGTGAAGAACTCTTCGTGCGTCGGGCCCAGCATGTAGTCGTTACCGCGGCGGTCCTGCAGCCGGAAGACGCCGTCGCCGTACTCGGTCCAGCGGTTGGTGGTCTCGTAGGGGGCCCTCGGCAGCAGCGCCGGGAAGAGGATCTCCTGACCGCCGATCGCCGCCATCTCGGCGCGCACGACGTTCTCGATCTTGCGCAGCACCCGAAGCCCCAGGGGCAACCAGCTGTACAGGCCCGGGCCGATGGGTCGGATGTAACCGGCGCGGATCAGCAGCTTGTGGCTGGCCACCTCCGCGTCGGCCGGGTCGTCACGCAGGGTGCGCAGGAACAGCTCCGACATGCGGGTGATCACAGCCGATCACCTTACTGATCGGGCTAAAGCTCGCCTGCCTCCACCGCCTCGCGGGTGTGCTGCGCCCTGGCGATCTGCCGGGCCGAGAAGCCGATCCAGAACGCGACCACGCCCACGATCACCGCGACGCCCGCCACCCACAGCAGCGAATACGTGTAGCCGGCTCCCAGGGCGTCGAGCTGGGCGGGCGTCATGTTCTTCACCGGCCCGGTGGTGCCGCCCAGATACAGCGTGCGCGACGTCTGCACCGCCTGGATCACCACGAGCACCACGGGCCCGCCCAGGTTCTGCACCATCAGCGTGATCGACGCGACGGGGCCGATCTCGCGCGGGCCGACTTCGGCGACCGCGCACAGCGGCAGGATCACCGCGATCGCACCGATGCCGAACCCGCCGACGACGATCGGGGCGAACAGGTCGGGGAAGTACGGGATGTGGCGGTCCAGCGTCGAGCCGTAGAGCATCGCGCCGAGCACGAACAGCCCGGCACCGATGAGCAGCCAGCGGGGGGCGATGACCGGCGCCAGCCGCGCGGCGACCGCGGTGCCCACGCCGAACGCGAGCGCGAAGGGGATGAAGCCGACACCGGCCTGCAGCGCCGAGTAGCCCAGGACGTCCTGCACCAGCAGCCCGATCATCACGGTCAGCGTCAACAGCACGCCGCCGGCCAGGAAAAGCGCGATGAACGTCATGACGCGGTTGCGGTTGTCGAACACCGAGAACGGCACGATCGGGTGCACGGCGGTGCGCTCGACGATCAGGAACGCGATGAAGAACAGCGCCGACGCGACACCTCCGCCGATCACCCACGGATCGATCCAGCCCCGCGGCGGTCCCTGGGTGAACACGAACACCGCCGACGAACAGCCCAGGGTGGCCAGCAGCGCGCCGGTGACATCGAGTTTGAGGCGCTCGTGGTGGGTCTCTGCCAGCTGGGTGGCCGCGATGGCGACGATCACGATGCCGATCGGAATGTTGATGAGAAACGCCAGCCGCCAGGAGATCACGGTCAGCGCACCGCCGAGCACCAGGCCGAGTACCGAGCCGATGCCCTGCATGGCCGCCGAGATGGCCAGGGCGCGGTTGCGCGCCTGGCCCACCGCGTATGTCGTCGCGATCAGCGCGAGCCCCGTCGGCGCCGACACCGCGGCTCCCACACCCTGCACGGCACGGGCGGCGATCAACGTCGTCGGGTCAGTGGCGAGCCCGCACACCAGGGAGGCGATGGTGAAAACGCCGACGCCCGAAAGGAACGCCCGCTTGTGTCCGATCGCGTCGCCGACACGCCCGCCCAACAGCAGCAGCCCGCCGAACGCCAGCACGTACGCGGTGATGACCCAGCTCTTGCTCGCGTCGGTGAGGCCGAGGTCGGCCTGCATGCGCGGCAGCGCGACGATCACGATGGTGCCGTCGAGCGTGGACATCAGCTGCATGCCGGTGATCGCGAAGATCGCCGGGCCGAGCACGGACTTCGCGAGCGGCGGGAACGCCGACCCGGCCGGCGCGGTGAAGCGGTCCGTCGAATCCGAGGAACCACCGACCGCAGACATGGACAGCCAGCCTACCGAGTGCGGTTCCGGTGCAGGCTCGAGCTACAGCTCTCCGGAGTCGATCGCGTCCTTGACTTCCTGCGCGTGCGCCACCTGCGATGCGGTGTAGCCGATGAACAGCGACACGCAGCCGACGATCACGGCCACCGCTGCGACCCAAAGCAGGCCGTAGGTGTAGCCCTGGTCGAGCGCGTGCAGCTGGGCGGCGTCCATGTCCTTGACCGGACCGTTGGTGCCGCCCAGATACAGGGTGCGCGAGGTGATCACGGCCTGGATGATCGCCAGGACCACCGGTCCGCCGAGGTTCTGCAGCATCAGCGCGATGGCCGAGACCGGACCGATCTGGTCGAAGCCCACCCCGGCGATCGCCGACAGCATCAGCGGCACGACGATCATGCCGATACCCATGCCGCCCACCGTGATCGGCAGCACCAGGTTCGGGAAGTACGGGATGTTGGCGTCCAGCGTCGAGCCGTAGATCATCGCGCCCAGGACCAGCACGCCGCCGGCGATCACCAGCACCCGCGGCGGGAACCGCTGCACCAGCTGCGATGACAGGCCGAGTCCGATGCCGAGCGCGATCACGAACGGGATGAACCCGACGCCGGCCCGAAGCGGGCTGTAGCCCATGACGTCCTGGACGTAGAGGCCGATCAGCACGGTCAGGGTGAACATCACGCCGCCGGCCAGGAACACCGCCGCGAACGTCGCGACCCGGTTGTGGTCCTTGAACAGGTCGAACGGCATCACCGGGTTCTCGGCGGTCCGCTCGACGTAGAGGAAGGCCAGCAGGAACGCCGAGGCGGCCAGGCCAGAACCCAGTGTGGCCGGCGAGATCCAACCCTGCTCGGGGCCCATCGAGAAGGCCAGCACCGCCGCCGTGCAACCCAGCGTGGCCAGAATCGCCCCGGTGGCGTCCAGCTTGAGCGGCTCGCGATGCGTCTCGCGCAGCGTCTTGCGGGCCAGGTAGATCATCAGCAACCCGATCGGGATGTTGATGAGGAACGCCAGCCGCCACGACACCTCGGTCAGTGCGCCGCCGACGATCAGGCCCATCACCGAGCCGACGCCGGTCATGGCCGCGAAGATTGCGGTGGCCGCGTTGCGGGCCGGGCCCTTCGGGAACGTCGTGGCGATCAGCGCGAGCGCGGTCGGCGAGGCGATCGCCGCGCCGACACCCTGCAGCAGCCGCGCGATCACCAGCGTGGCCTCGTTCCAGGCCAGCCCGCACAGAACCGAGGCGATGGTGAACAGCGCGACGCCGACGATGAAGGTGCGCTTGCGCCCGATCGTGTCGCCCAGGCGGCCGCCGAGCAGCATCAGCCCGCCGAACGTCAGCACATAGGCGGTGATGACCCAACTGCGGCCCGCGTCGGACAGGCCGAGTTCGTCCTGGATCTTAGGAAGCGCGACGATGGCGACCGTGCTGTCCATGGTCGCGAGCAGCTGCATGCCGCCGATCGCGATGACCGCGGCGATGAACCGCCGCGACGGCAGCCAGGCCGGGTACCTGCCGGTTCGCTCAGCCGCGGACTGTCGCATGTGCACCGGAGACGATTGGTTTGCCCCACCCTCGGCGTCACGGCGCATGGCAGCACGCTCTGCGTCATTGAGAGCCGTCATGCGGGTTACCTTACAGTAATCTTAAGAATCCTTTAACCGCCGAACGCGGCCACGGACCCGATCACGATGATCGCCGGGGGCCGGATTCCGTCTTCCCGGATGCGTTCTGCGGCGTCGGCGAGCGTTGCCCGCAAAGTCCGCTGCGCGGCGGTCGTTCCGTGCTGCACCACCAGCACCGGCGTATCTGCAGGTCGTCCCCCGTCCAGCAGGGCGCGCGCGAAAAGCTCGATGCGTTCGACGGCCATCAGCAACACGATGGTGCCGGAAAGCGCGGCCAGGGCATTCCAATTGACTAACGATTCGGGGTGGTCCGGCGCAACATGGCCGCTGACCACCACGAACTCGTGTGTGACGTGCCGGTGGGTGACAGGGACGCCGGCCAACGCGGGCACCCCTATGGCACTGGTCACACCGGGCACCACGGTGACCGGTATCCCCGCCTCGGCGCACGCGATCACCTCCTCGTAGCCGCGCGCGAACACGAACGGGTCGCCGCCCTTGAGCCGAACCACGAACTTGCCCGCCCTGGCGCGGTCGACGAGTACGTCGTTTATCGCGTCTTGGGCCATCGCCCGGCCATACGGGATCTTGGCCGCGTCGATGACCTCGACGTGCGGGGGCAGTTCGGCGAGCAGTTCCGGTGGCGCCAGCCGGTCGGCGACCACGACGTCGGCGTTGGCCAGCAGCCGGCGGCCCCGCACGGTGATCAACTCGGGGTCGCCGGGTCCGCCGCCGACCAGCGCGACACCGCCGGGAACCACGCCCGGGATCGTCGAAGCCTCCTGCCCGATGAGCCCCTGCTGCAGCGCTTCGTGAATGGCCGAACGGATCGCCGCCGATCGCCGGTGATCGCCCCCGGCCAGCACGCCGACCGACAGGCCTTCGTAGTCGAAGGAGGCGGGCGTCACCGCCGTGCCCTCGCGGGCGATGTCGGCGCGGACGCAGAAGATGTGGCGGCGTTCGGCCTCTGCGACGATGGCGGCGTTGACGGCCGGGTCGTCGGTGGCCGCGATCGCATACCAGGCGCCTTCCAGGTCGCCGTCGCGGAACTCCCTGAGCTGCAGTGTGATTCCGCTCATACCCTCGACGGCGGGAGTGGCTCGGCGGGTGATGACATGAACGTCCGCGCCGTTGGCCACCAGCAGCGGCAGTCGGCGTTGCGCGACGGTGCCACCCCCGACGACGACGACCTTCTTACCTGCCAGCCGAAGGCCGACCAGGTAGGCGTTCTCGGTCACTGCGCCCGATCCTCTTCGCGCAAGCGGCTCATCGGCGCCCGATCCTCTTCGCGCAAGCGGCTCATCGGCGCCCGATCCTCTTCGCGCAAGCGGCTCATCGGCGCGAGCTTAGAGGTCGCCGCCGCGGCGACGAAGCGCGAAATGGCGCGCGCGTGCGCGGCCGGGTGGATGTGCAGGTACCCGGCGTGCACGCCGCCGGACACCGCACCGTCGTACCGGCCGGCGGCGTCTCGACCGCGGAACACCCAGGCGGGCGGGTAGTCGCCGGTGAATGTGACTGTGGTGCGGTGGAATTCGTGGCCCATGGTGCGGTCGCCGATCGAGTGCATCGGCGAGTCGGCCACGACGATCGCCTCGCGGTAGCCCAGCGTGAGGCGATCGGTGAAACGCGCCGAGCCCCCCAGCACACCGCACATGGGGTGTCCGTCGAGCTCGTCGAGTAGGTAGGTCAGGCCCGCGCACTCGGCGTGCACCGGCGCACCGGTCGCGGCGAGCGCCTTGATCTGGCGCCGCACCGGCTCGTTGGCCGACAGCTCGGCGACGAACTCCTCGGGGAAACCGCCGGGAACGACGAGCGCCGAGGTGGCGGGCGGCAGCGGGTCGGTCAACGGATCGAACTCGACCACGTCGGCGCCCGCGGCGGAGAGCACCTCACGGTGTTCGGCGTAGCCGAAGCTGAACGCCTTGCCCGATGCCAGCGCCACCGCGGGTCGGTCGGCCACCGGGGCGGACACCGCCGGATCCCACGGCTCGGCGGCCACGCTGCTGCGGGCCAGCCCTGCGATGCCGACCAGGTCGACGTGGCGGCCGACCAGGGCGGTCATGGCCTCCACGGCCGCCCGAGCCCGGGCACCGTGTTCGACGGCGGTGATGAGGCCCAGATGCCGGGACGGGACCACTAATTCGTCGGTGCGCGGGATCGCCCCGTAGACCGCGACGCCGGCCTGCTCACAGGCTTGACGCAGCACCTGCTCGTGGCGCTGCGAGCCGACGCGGTTGAGGATCACCCCGGCGATGCGCACCTCCGGGTCGAACGTCGAGAAGCCGTGCAGCAGCGCGGCGATGCTGTGGCTCTGGCCGCGCGCGTCGACGACCAGGATGACGGGCGCGCCCAGCAGCGTGGCGACGTGGGCGGTGGACCCGAATGCGGTGCCCGAGCTCTGTTCGGCGATACGGCCGTCGAACAGGCCCATCACGCCCTCGATCACGGCGATGTCGGCGCTGGCGCTGCCATGCCGGTACAGCGGTGCGATGAGGTGTTCACCGGCCAGCACGGGGTCGAGGTTGCGGCCGGGTCGCCGCGTGGCCAGGGCGTGGTAGCCGGGATCGATGAAGTCGGGGCCGACCTTGAACGGCGCGACGGCCCGTCCCGCATGTCGCAGCGCGCCCATCAGGCCGGTTGCGACGGTGGTCTTGCCGCTGCCCGAAGCCGGCGCGGCGATCACGACGGCCGGCGCGCTCATCCCACTCCCACTCCCACTACCCGCGAGAGTGCGTGTCTGCACAGGAAACGCCGCGATACCCCGACACTGTGCGCACGCTCGCACCGCTGCGAGCGTGCGCCGGTGCAGACGAATGCTCGGCGTGTCGGCGGCAGACACGCACGCTCGCCGAAGGGGGCCCCTACCACTCGATGCCCTTCTGGCCTTTGCGGCCGACGTCCATCGGATGCTTGACCTTAGTCATCTCGGTCACCAGATCGGCGGCGTCGAGCAGCGCAGGCGGGGCGTCGCGACCGGTGATGACGACGTGCTGGGTGCCCGGCCGCGAGCGCATCACCTCGACGACGTCGTCGACGTCGACCCAGCCCCACTTCAGTGGATAGGTGAACTCGTCGAGCACATAGAAGTCGTGGCGTTCGTCGGCCAGCCGCTGCGCGATCTCCGCCCAGCCGTGGGCCGCCGCGGCGGCGTGATCCAGTTCGCTCCCGCCTCTGCGCGACCTGTCCGTTGCTTTATCCCTGGTCCACGACCAGCCCGAGCCCATCTTGTGCCATTCGACGGGGCCGCCGACGCCGTGCTCGTCGTGCAGCCTGCCCAGCTCGCGGAAGGCCGCCTCCTCACCCACCTTCCACTTCGCGCTCTTGACGAACTGGAACACCGCGATGTCGAAGCCTTGGTTCCAGGCCCGCAGCGCCATGCCGAACGCCGCCGTCGACTTGCCCTTGCCCGCACCGGTGTGCACGGCGAGCAGCGGCGCGTTGCGACGGGCACGGGTGGTCAGACCGTCGGCGGGGACGGTGCGCGGCTGGCCCTGCGGCATACGAATCTCCCCTTCTCTCCCGTGGGTCCGGTTCAGGCGGCGGTGCGCACGACCGCGGTCAGGTTGTCGGCCCGCAACTGCGCCAGCCGCACCGCAGGCGCACCGAGTTGACCGGCCAGCTGTTGCGCCAGCCCCAAGCGCACATAGGAAGTCTCGCAGTCCACGACGACCGCCGCCGCGCCCTCGGCGACCAGCATCGCGGCGGCCTCCCGCGCCCGCCCGAGCGGATCGGGACCACCGGTCGCGCGGCCGTCGGTGAGCACCACCACCAGGCTGCGCCGTGCGGGGTCGCGCGCCTTCTCGCGCACCACCACATCGCGGGCGGCCAGCAGGCCCTGCGCCAGCGGCGTCTTGCCGCCGGTGTCGAACCTGGCCAGCCGCCGCGAAGCGATGTGCACCGACGACGTCGGTGGCAACAGCAGGCGGGCCTCCTGCTGGCGGAACGTGACGACGGCGACCTTGTCCCGGCGTTGATAAGCGTCGCGAAGCAGCGAGAGCGTCGCCCCGCCCACCGCGGACATGCGGTCCCGTGCGGCCATCGACCCCGACGCGTCGACGACGAAGATCACCAGGTTGCCTTCGCGGCCCTCGCGGATGGCACCGCGCACATCGACGGGCTGCGGCCGCGGTCGACCGGGCCCGCGCTGACGCTCGGCGGCCGCCAACACCGTCCCGAACACGTGCACGCCGTGCCCGGTTTCGCGATCGGCGGTCGCCGCGATGGTCTTGCCCGTGCGGTTGCGGGCCCGCGACCGTCGACCGGGTGCACCATCCCCCACCCCCGGCACCACCAGCGAACGGGTCCGGAACACCGCCGACGGCGGCGCACTGGGGCGAGTCGCGCCACCCGAAGACCCTCGCGGCCGCTCATCGTTCGACTCGGTCTCGGACGACCCGCCACCACCGTCGGGCGGATCGGGTCGCGGGCCCTGCTCGTCGGCGGACTCTCCGGCCTGCGCCATCGCCTCGTCCAGCTGGCCGGAATCCAGGCCGGGGTCGTCGAACGGGTCCCGGCGCCTGCGGTGTGGCAGCGCGAGTTCCGCGGCGACCCGGATGTCGTCCTCGGTCACCGTGTCGGCCCCGCGCCAGGCGGCATGGGCGACAGCGGTTCTGGCGACCACCAGGTCGGCGCGCATCCCGTCGACATCGAAGGCCGCGCACAGCGCCGCGATGCGACGTAATTCGCTGTCGGGCAACAACACCGAGCTCACCGCCGATCGGGCGCCCGCGATCCGGCGCGCCAGCTCGGCATCGGCGTCGACGTAACGCTCGGCGAAACGGGCGGGGTCGGCCTCGTAGTCCATCCGCTGCCGGATCACGTCGACGCGCACGTCGACATCGCGGGAGGCGCGCACATCGACCGTCAGCCCGAACCGGTCCAGCAGCTGCGGCCTCAACTCGCCCTCCTCGGGGTTCATCGTGCCGATCAGCACGAAGCGAGCGTCGTGGCTGTGAGACACCCCGTCACGCTCGACGTGCACCCGGCCCATGGCCGCGGCGTCGAGCAGTACGTCGACGAGGTGGTCGTGCAGCAGGTTGACCTCGTCGACGTAGAGCACGCCGCCGTGTGCGCGCGCCAGCAGGCCCGGGGAGAACGCGTGCTCGCCGTCGCGCAGCACCTTCTGCAGGTCCAATGAGCCGACGACGCGGTCCTCGGTGGCGCCGATCGGCAGTTCGACCAGCGACGCCCCGTCGACGGCATGCAGCACCGCTGCCAAGCCGCGCACGGCCGTCGACTTCGCGGTGCCCTTCTCGCCGCGGATCAGGATGCCGCCGATGTCGGGGCGGATCGCACACAGCAACAGCGCCAGCCGCAGGCGGTCGTGCCCGACGATCGCGCTGAACGGATAGGTCACGGCTTCAGCATAGGGACGTGCGGAACGCCGTCCTCGAGGAACTCCTCGCCGTCCGCCACGAACCCGAGGCGGGCGTACATGCCCGACAGGTAGGTCTGGGCGTCGATCCGACAGGGATAGTCGCCCACCTCGGCCAGCGCGGCCTGTAGCAACCGGGTGCTGTGCCCGTGGCCGCGCGCCTCGCGTTTGGTGCACACCCGTCCGATCCGGAAACCCTTGTGCCCGCCGGGGTGTTCCTCCATCAGGCGCAGTGTCGAGATGACCTCGCCCCCAGGGGTTTCCAGCCAGAAGTGGCGCGTCTCGGCGAGCAGGTCGCGCCCGTCGAGTTCGGGATACGGACAGGCCTGCTCGACGACGAAGACCTCGACCCGCAGCTTGAGCAGTTCGTAGAGCATCGCGGCGTCGAGGTCTCGAGACCAGCTGCGGCGCAGCGCGATCGTCATCTACCGGCTATCGCCGCCGGCTCGTCGAGCCGCAGCACCCGGGTGCCGTGTGACCACACCTCGTCGAAGAGCGCCGGCTCGGACGACAGTTCACGCCCCAGCGAGGGCACCATCTCCTTGAGTTCGGGCAGCCACGCGTCGTAGCGCTGCGGGAAACAGCGTTGCAGCACGTCGAACATCGCGGGCACCGCCGTCGACGCTCCCGGCGACGCGCCGAGCAGTCCGGCGATGGTGCCGTCGTCGGCGGTCAGTACGGTGGTCCCGAAATCGAGAACTCCCTTGCCGCTCTTGCCGCAGATGACCTGCACCCGCTGTCCGGCGACATTGAGTTCCCAGTCGGCTTCCCTTGCGGTTGGGACGAATTCGCGCAGCGCGTCGATGCGTTCCGCCTCCGAGAGCATCAGCTGACCGACCAGATACTTCAGCAGCCCGAACTGGGTGAGCGCCACGTTGACCAGCGACGCGAAGTTGTTCAATGTGATCGACTCCGGTAGGTCCAAGACGTCGCCCTGCCTGAGGAACTTGGGCGACCAACCGGCGAACGGCCCGAACAGCAGCCAGGACTTGCCGTTGATCACGCGGGCGTCGAGGTGCGGCACCGACATCGGCGGTGCGCCCACCGGCGGCTGGCCGTACACCTTGGCCCGGTGCCCCGCGGCCAGCGCCGACACGTCGGAGCGCAGGAACTTGCCGCTGACCGGGAAGCCGCCGAAGCCCTTGGCTTCGGCCATGCCCGCCTTCTGCAGCAGGTTCAACGCCCCGCCGCCTGCGCCGACGAAGACGAACTTGGTTTGCAGCTTGCTGGTGCGTCCGGTGCGCAGATTGGCCACCTTCAACGTCCACGAGCCGTCGGACTCCTTGCGCAGATTGCGCACCTCGTGACCGAACCGGGTGATCATGCCGCGCTGGGCGACGTAACCGATAAGTTGTCGCGACAGCGCTCCGAAGTCGACGTCGGTGCCCTGCTGCGTCCAGTTCAGCGCCACCGGATCGGAGAAGTCACGCTGCTCGGCCATCAGCGGCAGACGCCGGGAGAACTCGTCCTCGTCGTCGATGTACTCCATCGAGCTGAACAGCGGGTTCGCCGACAGCGCGTCGTACCGACTGCGCAGGTACTTCACGTTCTCCGCCCCGTGCACGAAGCTGACATGCGGGATCGGGTTGAGGAAGCTGCGGGGGTCGGCGATGACGCCGTTCTGGACCGCATACGCCCAGAACTGGCGCGTCACCTGGAATTGCTCGTTGACCCGGACCGCCTTGCTGATGTCGATGCTGCCGTCGGGCTTCTGGGGGGTGTAGTTCAGCTCGCAGAGCGCCGAGTGCCCGGTGCCCGCGTTGTTCCATGCGTCGCTGCTCTCCGCGGCCGCGGCGTCGAGCCGCTCGATGAGCGTGATCGACCAGTCCGGCTCGAGCAGCCGCAGCAGGGCACCGAGCGTCGCGCTCATGATGCCCGCGCCAACAAGTACGACGTCGGTCTTCGTCATTTCCTCAGACACGGAACTCGATTGCCCTTCGCATCGCCGACATGGTCGCTGTCAGGTTAGCCCGCGAAGCACCGTCTCAATCCCGACAGCGCTCGCTCGTTGCCCGGCGCGGTCGACGGCGGCGACTAGGGTTGCTGTCGTGCCTGAATGGGAGGCGGACGTGCTGCCGGGATACCGGAAGCACACGATGGCGCTCGGCACGGATCCCGACGGGGAGGGTGATCTCGTCGCCACGCTGGTGAGCCGGGAGACGGTCGACCGGTCGGCACGACGCGCGGTCCTGCTCGTGCACGGGTTCACCGACTATTTCTTCAACACCGAGCTCGACGATCATCTCAGGGCGCGCGGGTTCGCCGTCTATGCAATCGACCTGCACAAATGCGGGCGTTCCTGGCGCGACGGGCAGACTCCGCACTTCACCACCGACCTGACGCGCTACGACCTCGAGCTCGAGCGTGCGCTCGACGTGATCGCCGACGAGGCTGCCGCCGACGTGCTGGTGTGCGGGCACTCGGCGGGCGGGCTCATCGTCTCCTTGTGGCTGGATCGGTTGCGTCGCCGCGGTCTGACCCGGCGCAAGCGGGTCACGGGGCTGGTACTCAACAGCCCGTGGCTGGACCTGCAGGGCCCCGCGATCCTGCGGACCGCACCGACTGGTGCCGCGATCCGGGCGGCTTCACGGTTTCGCAAGCGGATGGTGGTGCGCGCACCGACCGAGGGCGGCTACGGCACGACCCTGCATCGCGACTTCCACGGTGACTTCGACTACGACCTGAACTGGAAACCGGTCGGCGGATTCCCGGTCACGCTCGGCTGGATCCACGCGATCCGGCGCGGTCACGCGGTACTGCACCGTGGCTTGGACGTCGGCGTGCCGAACCTCATCCTGCGCTCGGACCGCAGTGTGCGCGAAGTGAGGAATCCGGACCAGATCCAGCGCGGTGACGCGGTGCTCGACGTCCACCAGATCGCCCGCTGGGCGGGTTGCATCGGGAACCGCACCACCGTCGTTCCGGTCGCCGACGCCAAACACGATGTGTTCCTGTCGGTCACCGCGCCGCGGCAGGCGGCGTACCGCGAACTGGACCGCTGGCTCGACTGGTACATCACCGAAACGTCCGACGCATCCGAGCAATTCGGGGGAGGCTGACACCGTGGCGCACTTCGACATTGCCATCATTGGCACCGGATCGGGCAACATCATCCTCGACGAACGCTACGTGGACAAGAAGGTGGCGATCTGCGAACAGGGCGT from Mycobacterium sp. IDR2000157661 harbors:
- a CDS encoding proline--tRNA ligase translates to MITRMSELFLRTLRDDPADAEVASHKLLIRAGYIRPIGPGLYSWLPLGLRVLRKIENVVRAEMAAIGGQEILFPALLPRAPYETTNRWTEYGDGVFRLQDRRGNDYMLGPTHEEFFTMAVKGEYSSYKDFPLLLFQIQTKYRDEARPRAGILRGREFVMKDSYSFDVSDDGLAAAYQRHREAYQRIFDTLGVRYVIVSAVSGAMGGSASEEFLAESDIGEDTFVRCLESGYAANVEAVTTAVPAALPIEGRPEATVYDTPGTPTIATLVDWANRTLDREVTAADTLKNVMLKTRLPGGEWELLAVGVPGDRDVDDKRLGAALEPAEYALLDDADFAGYPFLAKGYIGPKALQANGVRYLVDPRVVDGTSWITGADEPGRHVVGLVAGRDFVPDGIIEAADVRDGDLSPDGAGPLVSARGIEIGHIFQLGRKYTDAFDADVLGENGKPVRLTMGSYGIGVSRLVAVIAEQHHDEIGLRWPSSVAPFDVHLVIANKDDAARAGAEQLANGLDALGLDVLLDDRAASPGVKFKDAELLGVPWIVVVGRGWADGVVELRNRFSGETREIAVGDTIGTAAAEISTALRT
- a CDS encoding MFS transporter, yielding MSAVGGSSDSTDRFTAPAGSAFPPLAKSVLGPAIFAITGMQLMSTLDGTIVIVALPRMQADLGLTDASKSWVITAYVLAFGGLLLLGGRVGDAIGHKRAFLSGVGVFTIASLVCGLATDPTTLIAARAVQGVGAAVSAPTGLALIATTYAVGQARNRALAISAAMQGIGSVLGLVLGGALTVISWRLAFLINIPIGIVIVAIAATQLAETHHERLKLDVTGALLATLGCSSAVFVFTQGPPRGWIDPWVIGGGVASALFFIAFLIVERTAVHPIVPFSVFDNRNRVMTFIALFLAGGVLLTLTVMIGLLVQDVLGYSALQAGVGFIPFALAFGVGTAVAARLAPVIAPRWLLIGAGLFVLGAMLYGSTLDRHIPYFPDLFAPIVVGGFGIGAIAVILPLCAVAEVGPREIGPVASITLMVQNLGGPVVLVVIQAVQTSRTLYLGGTTGPVKNMTPAQLDALGAGYTYSLLWVAGVAVIVGVVAFWIGFSARQIARAQHTREAVEAGEL
- a CDS encoding MFS transporter — protein: MRRDAEGGANQSSPVHMRQSAAERTGRYPAWLPSRRFIAAVIAIGGMQLLATMDSTVAIVALPKIQDELGLSDAGRSWVITAYVLTFGGLMLLGGRLGDTIGRKRTFIVGVALFTIASVLCGLAWNEATLVIARLLQGVGAAIASPTALALIATTFPKGPARNAATAIFAAMTGVGSVMGLIVGGALTEVSWRLAFLINIPIGLLMIYLARKTLRETHREPLKLDATGAILATLGCTAAVLAFSMGPEQGWISPATLGSGLAASAFLLAFLYVERTAENPVMPFDLFKDHNRVATFAAVFLAGGVMFTLTVLIGLYVQDVMGYSPLRAGVGFIPFVIALGIGLGLSSQLVQRFPPRVLVIAGGVLVLGAMIYGSTLDANIPYFPNLVLPITVGGMGIGMIVVPLMLSAIAGVGFDQIGPVSAIALMLQNLGGPVVLAIIQAVITSRTLYLGGTNGPVKDMDAAQLHALDQGYTYGLLWVAAVAVIVGCVSLFIGYTASQVAHAQEVKDAIDSGEL
- the cobA gene encoding uroporphyrinogen-III C-methyltransferase, with the translated sequence MTENAYLVGLRLAGKKVVVVGGGTVAQRRLPLLVANGADVHVITRRATPAVEGMSGITLQLREFRDGDLEGAWYAIAATDDPAVNAAIVAEAERRHIFCVRADIAREGTAVTPASFDYEGLSVGVLAGGDHRRSAAIRSAIHEALQQGLIGQEASTIPGVVPGGVALVGGGPGDPELITVRGRRLLANADVVVADRLAPPELLAELPPHVEVIDAAKIPYGRAMAQDAINDVLVDRARAGKFVVRLKGGDPFVFARGYEEVIACAEAGIPVTVVPGVTSAIGVPALAGVPVTHRHVTHEFVVVSGHVAPDHPESLVNWNALAALSGTIVLLMAVERIELFARALLDGGRPADTPVLVVQHGTTAAQRTLRATLADAAERIREDGIRPPAIIVIGSVAAFGG
- a CDS encoding cobyrinate a,c-diamide synthase, giving the protein MSAPAVVIAAPASGSGKTTVATGLMGALRHAGRAVAPFKVGPDFIDPGYHALATRRPGRNLDPVLAGEHLIAPLYRHGSASADIAVIEGVMGLFDGRIAEQSSGTAFGSTAHVATLLGAPVILVVDARGQSHSIAALLHGFSTFDPEVRIAGVILNRVGSQRHEQVLRQACEQAGVAVYGAIPRTDELVVPSRHLGLITAVEHGARARAAVEAMTALVGRHVDLVGIAGLARSSVAAEPWDPAVSAPVADRPAVALASGKAFSFGYAEHREVLSAAGADVVEFDPLTDPLPPATSALVVPGGFPEEFVAELSANEPVRRQIKALAATGAPVHAECAGLTYLLDELDGHPMCGVLGGSARFTDRLTLGYREAIVVADSPMHSIGDRTMGHEFHRTTVTFTGDYPPAWVFRGRDAAGRYDGAVSGGVHAGYLHIHPAAHARAISRFVAAAATSKLAPMSRLREEDRAPMSRLREEDRAPMSRLREEDRAQ